In the Malania oleifera isolate guangnan ecotype guangnan chromosome 1, ASM2987363v1, whole genome shotgun sequence genome, one interval contains:
- the LOC131168501 gene encoding uncharacterized protein LOC131168501, whose protein sequence is MVSNYPFYGNLKRYWVRRRYHRLDGSVKNRKSMKVARLGDGRRRRLWKIKAIPKLRLKIASPLKLWHKLKDSYINMMLNLAGNVGQLNNGNAFGTKRIPKARKVPVVYSNDEFENRLIFEIYKALTASRELGGTIGSS, encoded by the coding sequence ATGGTTTCTAATTATCCATTTTATGGGAACCTGAAGAGGTACTGGGTGAGGAGACGGTACCACAGGCTGGATGGATCAGTCAAAAACCGAAAGAGTATGAAGGTTGCGAGGCTCGGCGACGGTCGCCGCCGGCGCTTGTGGAAGATCAAAGCCATTCCAAAGCTGCGTTTGAAGATAGCGTCGCCACTGAAGCTGTGGCATAAGCTCAAGGATTCTTATATCAACATGATGCTTAATTTGGCGGGGAACGTGGGGCAGTTGAACAACGGAAATGCGTTTGGCACCAAGCGGATTCCAAAGGCTAGGAAAGTTCCTGTCGTTTACTCCAACGATGAGTTTGAGAACAGATTAATTTTCGAGATTTACAAGGCCTTGACGGCGTCGCGTGAACTAGGAGGGACCATAGGATCATCATAA